The Quercus lobata isolate SW786 chromosome 9, ValleyOak3.0 Primary Assembly, whole genome shotgun sequence region CTCTAGCATACAAACACAATAGCTTCACACAGAGAATATAAGTCTCTTGGTCTTTGTATCTGTGTATgacagcctttaaaataagtcttatatatgtctaggattataagaaaagaaaccccAAACAAATATGCAAGGCTGGGCCAAATTtcagatttggaaattttgaaatcgtaattctcaatagattgagttgctgtcgagctatctatcgagcttcacattaagtctcgatagcaAGCTTCTGTTAAGCTAtctgtcgagacttaatgaatagtttttcttcacttgtttcttagaccAATCTTCATGtatttaatacttgacttgaacaacatgtttcttaaagtactaaacccatcttagatctacccaaatacaagtaaagtgtattttgtcaaaagattagccaattacacaaaatatgaccctaacactAATTATAAACTTCCGTGTACAGCAAGAGTTAGCTCATAGTTATGTATCTATTCTTAATGGTGGAAGGCCACCAAACCAAAAAAGTTTcagggttttattttttggtcctCTACTTATTTTGGATTAACAGTCATATAATGTACAAAATAGGAGTCGCAACACACAATGATACAATGCTACTTAATTAGCGGAGAGATGAGGCTGAATATTTTAgtcataaaaatttatttggagAGCAACAGTAACATTTCATGTGTGGAAACTACTGTAATTAATCTAttctatttttacattttagaaAGCTCGTTGGagctatttttttggggtttattCTCCAAGCACAactttaaggatgaaaaaaaaaaaagaaaagggaaaactTTTTCAAAGGTGTTTGGTTAAGAgggggaaaggaaaaaaatgtggTAGGGTCAGGTGTTTTCTCCCCGAAATGGGATGAAAATTGAGAAGGAAAATGAGATTTACttgattgaaaaaattatccCATTTAcgttttttaatagattttgcTTTCCTGGCCAACACGTggctcttcttttcctttcttcttcttcttcttcttcttcttcttcttcttcttcttcttcttcttcttttttttttttttaaattttaaaatttgctTTTTGgggatttgttttgttttttcttcttcattttttgttatttatttatttatttattgtttaactagacgtgattttttttttcttcatatgatttttattttttaataaatttgagtgattgcctttttttttttttggtcacttttttgttttaattggatatcattttttaataagggtatatgaataattttatacaaACCTCccaaccaaataaatataagagaaatttaaatattttttatcctcttactttttcatcttcccaccattttctattttctcactttttcacttctttaaccaaacggaccctaagagTCTATTGGAAACTCTAACAACCTTACACAAGTGTCAAACCAGATAAgggagtatatatatatatatatatatatatatatatatatatatatatattatgaaagaTAAGGgtgtatatattttgtattcatAACAGGTTCCAATCAAACAGAAATGTGAAagggccctttttttttctatattctaTTTAAGTCAAACCTGAACCATAGAGGATAGATAGTATCgaaaagaacaaaaacttcATTAAGGAATAAGCAATTATTAAAACCAACGAAAAGAAAGtggaatgtgtgtgtgtgtgagagagagagagagagagagagatagacataggagagaagaaaataatggaaagagagagagaaggagaaaggaATGGTGTGGACATATCAGTATTACCAGAGGGATGCATATCGAACATAGTATCATTGACGAGTCCTAAGGATGCTTGCACAGCTTGTGCGGTTTCTCCTATATTCCGTGCGGCTGCCGAGTCCAACGCTGTCTGGGAGACGTTCTTGCCGCCCGATTATCAAGCCATCATTACTCGATCATCATCAACTTCATTGGATTCCTCGAACTTCTCTTCAAAGAAACAGCTCTACCTCAGTCTCTCCGATAACCCCATCTTGATCGACGATAATAAAAAGGTACTATTAACAAACAATCCCATATTATGGTGTGATCCTCAATCACAACCACACACTAACATTGAACATATGATATTTGTTAGttctttatcaaataaaaaggaTAATGCTCAAACTAAAACAAATTTTACTGAGTTAGCTTTTGAGGTCTCTATCTTTCTCAAACTTTGTGTGAGGCTCTGGTTTACATACTTATTGTACTCTATGCTAGTCCCACTGAAACTCAATTGTTAATCTTCATATATATGGCTAACAGCTTTGAAAATTAATAACCTGGTAACTCTGATCCACATGGAAGCAGCAACATTGGGTGGATTGGTTTCACTATGGACTCTTGATTTTGCTTTTGGTTTAAATTAGTTATGTGAGCATGCACAAATTTAGTTATAGCGCCATATGCGAATAGAAAAACagaataaacacacacacacacaaaaggagCTTCTATCTCTGTGTTCAAATTATGAAAGATTTGGTTGTATGTATGCTTGTGGCCAGTGAAAGCAGTACCATGCTGAATAGAACCATATCTGTGCTGATCTTCTTTCTCTCTACAGAGCTTTTTCTTGGACAAATCGAGTGGTAAGAAATGTTACCTTCTTGCTGCAAGGGACCTTTGCATTGTATGGGGTGGCACTCCTCAGTATTGGAGATGGATTTCTTTACCTGAATCTAGGTCTATCCCTACTTTATTTTAGTACtcctttttataatttttggcttttcatatagtttttaattatgtaCATGTAAATATCAAACAGGTTCCCAGAGGTAGCTAAACTTTTAGATGAGTGGTGGTTTGACATCCGTGGCAAGATACATACTTCCATGCTGTCTCCGAATACAAACTATGCCGCTTACCTTGTGTACAAATTGGCGAGAAGAGCCTATGGATTTACTAACCCTCCTCCAAAGGCTTCAGTTGGAAAAAGTGGAGAAGGTGAAGACTATAAACAAACTGTTTGTTTGTGCATGCCTGCTGTGGAGCCAAGCCAGCAAGACCAGGTTGTACTGCCGCAGCAGCACACTTCACATCCGAAACTGAGAAAAGATGGGTGGTTAGAGATTGAATTGGGTCAGTTTTTCAATAAGGGAGGAGAAGATGAACTGCAGATTAGACTTATGGAGGTAGAAGCTGGTACCCAAAAGACTGGTCTCATTGTTGAAGGGATCGAGATCAGACCAACAAAGGGGTGATAAAAACCGGTCTTCTTTATCATTAAGTGGCATTGATATTGCAATACTGTCAAACTTatattgtgtaatttttttctttattgacaaaattttgCACTTAAAAAGCTTCAAGATTACTGGTAAAAACCATCTGAGTGTTATTTAAACTCATGATTCTCCTAATTTGGCCTACgcttctcttttatttaaacCCCTCGACTCTGCTTTGTCATTGttcttttgagttttggttaTTGTTCGATATATCATTGAGCCCAAAACCGTTTGTCTCATTGTAAACTAGATATTTATGCTCTCTTTTGTTTATTGATAGAACCATTAGTCCCAAATTTCTACAAATCTAGTAGTATAATGGAAAAAAACAAAGCATTAAACTATAACCAATGACTAGTGccacaaaaaattttagaaaatatttctcAACTATCAAGATGACAAATTGTTAATGATAAATGAATAAGTGATGTTAACAGTCTAAATTAAAACCTATCCTCCAAACTTGTCAACgcaattattgtgaaaattattgttataGCATTACTCTCATGAAACTCACCTACTACATCAGCATAAGCATCTTAATATTGAGAGCCAAAAAAAGTAGTTCCACATCTCATATTATTAAGAGCCATAAAAAATAGTTGAATCAATTATAATATTAGGTTAAATTAATCCGATACTATACATGTTCCCATTAAAAGCTAGTTGAATTATTTCATCTTCTCTAACCGTTACCCTGTCTCTACAAATTCtgacttaacattttttttttccattttatttatgTTAACATTTGATTTTTCATTGTTTACCTTTTGGGATGTAAGAGAAAAGATGACATGCTACTCTGTACGTAATAATAAGAGAAAAGATGACATGCTACTCTGTAGGTAATAATGAAACTAATTTTATGTGATTCATCCATTTGAATCATATTATTTTAGAACTTAATTCTAAATTTCTTTGTATCCCAAAGGTTAACGATTAGTTATGTACCTATTCTTAATGAAACTAATTTTTCCCTCTCCAGTTTTCtgcttttttgggttttaacaATCATATAATGGTACAAAATAGCAGAGACCTAATGATATAATTATGCTACTTTGTCGacaataatgaaaataatagcAACTATTATACATCCATACTAAATGGTGAAGGTCACTAAACCAAACAATTAAGGagtttctttttgaatttttatttgaagaagtatgaaattatatacataaaaattgtATGTCATACAAAGTTAATCTTATtcatataagaattttgataccTATTTGACAATATTCATTCATTGAAAACTTCtaaaaatgataacaaatatCAACATTTTCCAACAATAAGCAACTAAGTTTTGCTAAAACcttgtcacaatatttaaattttcgcaATAAATGATGTCATATGCTACAATTAAAACTCTTAATCAAATACTTTCAACCATacacaatgaaaattttgtcatttatactttcttctttatcattctaCATGAGTCTAGGTGCAATTTTTTAGCTTAATTGGCTTTTAATGAACACCCATTTtaagcaacaacaacaaccaaaaaagaagaagaagaagaagaagaagaagataacaaAGGGCATGTGTCATCAAATTAATTTTCCATTAGAGAAATTATAAGTTTCGAAGATTTAAATCTAGAAAATCAATGTTCTCTAGGTAACAAATAAAACATCTTATATTACCATTCCAACTTTCTAAGCATTACTtccatctaaaactcaaaatacatgaAGAAAAGTTttaggatgttaaaatttagtgggagtattttttagacattacacagtggaatattttaagaatcataagctttcattaggtttaattgagagaataacaatatgacatattttctcttttccaaaatattaagggggaaattacttgattttaaaatttaaagaggAATTGTGAACTACtccaaacataaaggatgaaaagtgtttttaatcctaattttttttttttttttttttttttttggtgtgtgtatGTAAAACtatgtttttacttaaaatggtgcataaagaaaaaaatatacaaaacaaaatacaaaaattcaatccAAGAAAACTGTACATGAAACAGTGAATTTTTGCTCaacaaaaattgattaataaaaaataatattctagaaacacaaaaaatggcacaacattttcataataccttcataactttgttatattttacttcaacttgtaaaaaaattgacacttcgcagttgtgaaaatattgtgatgatAATAAgatattttaacattttaacaagataaatgttattttcacaacattttcatcacAATTCATTAGTAGTAGGTTATTACACGTTGTTATtggtggacaaaaaagtaatttcattggtaagtttaaattagaataacaatttaccacccaagatttgttatgaaaatgatgtgaaaaatgttgtggatgtagcacctttttttttttttttttttttttacaatacctttatttttagttgtggttggttccaatatgatattttattattctattttgaTATATAAAGAATTAACACTTTAAccattgtgaaaatattgtgacaacttgatatatatatatatatgtaagggcAGGGTTTGGTACTCGGGAAAAAAAGGAGGATTTCGATATTATAACAATTACCCTGTTCTTCTCACACATCATCTTTGTCTGTGCAGGTGTTTTTTCAATTGCCCAAAAGCACGCTCCTAACATTTCGGCATTCGAGGTgcatttgcatttgttttctgCAGCTCCATGTTCCCCACGTTCTACTATACGATGGAAAACCAACAGTGGGAGATTTTATGGGGACTTGGGCA contains the following coding sequences:
- the LOC115959623 gene encoding F-box protein PP2-B10-like — protein: MEREREGERNGVDISVLPEGCISNIVSLTSPKDACTACAVSPIFRAAAESNAVWETFLPPDYQAIITRSSSTSLDSSNFSSKKQLYLSLSDNPILIDDNKKSFFLDKSSGKKCYLLAARDLCIVWGGTPQYWRWISLPESRFPEVAKLLDEWWFDIRGKIHTSMLSPNTNYAAYLVYKLARRAYGFTNPPPKASVGKSGEGEDYKQTVCLCMPAVEPSQQDQVVLPQQHTSHPKLRKDGWLEIELGQFFNKGGEDELQIRLMEVEAGTQKTGLIVEGIEIRPTKG